Proteins from a single region of Coregonus clupeaformis isolate EN_2021a chromosome 19, ASM2061545v1, whole genome shotgun sequence:
- the tmem258 gene encoding transmembrane protein 258: MELEAMTRYTSPVNPAVFPHLTVVLLAIGMFFTAWFFVYEVTSTKYTRDVYKELLISLVASLFMGFGVLFLLLWVGIYV; the protein is encoded by the exons ATG GAGCTCGAGGCGATGACCAGATACACCAGTCCGGTGAACCCGGCAGTCTTCCCCCACCTCACGGTGGTCCTACTGGCTATCGGGATGTTCTTCACCGCGTGGTTCTTTGT CTACGAGGTGACGTCTACTAAATACACCAGGGACGTGTACAAAGAGCTGCTCATCTCCCTGGTGGCGTCTCTCTTCATGGGCTTTGGAGTGCTGTTTCTGTTACTGTGGGTCGGCATCTATGTCTGA